Proteins encoded in a region of the Paenibacillus sp. E222 genome:
- a CDS encoding RNA-binding S4 domain-containing protein: protein MRLDKFLKVSRLIKRRTVAKDVSEQGRVLVNGREAKPSAAVKVGDELTVQFGQKLVTVKVERLAESTKKDEASSLYTLVKEEPIAKDNGLNW, encoded by the coding sequence ATGCGTCTTGATAAATTCCTGAAGGTCTCTCGGCTGATTAAACGCCGCACCGTAGCCAAGGACGTTTCCGAACAGGGACGTGTGCTGGTGAACGGACGTGAAGCGAAACCAAGCGCCGCTGTCAAAGTGGGCGATGAGCTTACGGTTCAGTTTGGTCAAAAGCTGGTCACCGTGAAGGTGGAGCGTCTTGCCGAGAGTACCAAGAAGGATGAGGCGAGCAGCCTCTACACCTTGGTTAAGGAAGAGCCGATCGCCAAGGATAACGGTCTGAACTGGTAA
- a CDS encoding HU family DNA-binding protein, translating to MNKTDLINNISTKSGLTKKDVESVLNGFLGEITDALASGDKVQLIGFGTFETRKRSGRTGRNPQTGNEIVIPESTVPAFKAGNKLKEAVK from the coding sequence ATGAACAAAACAGATCTGATTAACAACATTTCCACCAAAAGCGGTTTGACTAAAAAAGACGTTGAGTCCGTATTGAACGGCTTTTTGGGAGAAATTACAGATGCACTTGCCAGCGGAGACAAAGTACAACTGATCGGCTTTGGCACTTTTGAGACCCGCAAACGTTCCGGTCGTACCGGACGTAACCCGCAAACAGGGAATGAAATCGTGATTCCTGAGTCCACCGTTCCTGCGTTCAAAGCAGGCAACAAACTTAAAGAAGCCGTAAAATAA